One Methanomassiliicoccales archaeon genomic region harbors:
- a CDS encoding amino acid ABC transporter permease, whose amino-acid sequence MVMTIDWTIVPEYFDVFMRGLQMTLLIAVISIVLGFIGGILIGMGRISRNPVIYGLSTIYVEAFRGTPLLIQIFLVYLGLPQLGIYVSSPLVAGLLALSLNSAAYQAEIFRGGVQSISKGQMEAARSLGLSYNQSLFSVVIPQAIRNALPPYTNEFITMIKDSSLVMTIGVLELTLRGKLISATTGQSIPVLIFVAVLYFVLTFSTSRIMRVVEKKFAIPGMMGSE is encoded by the coding sequence ATGGTAATGACCATCGACTGGACCATTGTCCCGGAATACTTCGACGTCTTTATGCGAGGGTTGCAGATGACCCTCCTGATCGCGGTCATATCGATCGTTCTCGGGTTCATAGGGGGGATCCTCATCGGCATGGGGAGGATATCCCGTAATCCGGTGATCTACGGTCTGTCCACGATCTATGTGGAGGCGTTCAGAGGAACGCCACTTCTGATCCAAATATTCCTTGTCTATCTCGGCCTTCCGCAATTGGGCATCTATGTATCCAGTCCTCTAGTGGCTGGTCTCCTCGCTCTTTCTCTGAACAGTGCCGCCTATCAGGCGGAGATATTCAGAGGTGGGGTCCAATCAATATCAAAGGGACAGATGGAGGCAGCCAGATCCTTGGGCCTCAGTTATAATCAATCTTTGTTCAGCGTCGTGATCCCCCAGGCCATCCGCAATGCCCTACCTCCGTACACGAACGAGTTCATCACTATGATCAAGGATTCCTCGCTGGTAATGACCATAGGGGTCCTAGAGCTAACACTGAGGGGTAAATTGATCAGTGCAACGACCGGTCAATCCATCCCGGTGCTCATATTCGTGGCGGTGCTCTATTTCGTCTTGACCTTCAGCACGTCAAGGATCATGAGGGTCGTGGAGAAGAAGTTCGCCATACCAGGCATGATGGGGAGTGAGTGA
- a CDS encoding ABC transporter substrate-binding protein: MADDTNSSQPADSGASLKKKGGNKNMMIIAVVLVVVAALVAVVVLGGFLNSDNRTALEKIQDRGTIIVGTQVPYPPFENINATTDELEGIDIEIMQYIAAKLGVEIDWRPMDFDPLFAAVQTGQLDCAISSITITAARDVINDFTVPYYVANQAVLVQNSSTIADLDDLNDSTLVTQTGTTGQWWVDDNLDPVSHVPLSDVPAAVLGVENGLYDAFVVDTPVANKYANDTNYNLKVAFVIYTMESYGILIPDSEPELKTVMDSAINDMVADGTLDEIMLKWLI; the protein is encoded by the coding sequence ATGGCAGACGATACCAATTCTAGTCAACCTGCTGACAGCGGGGCCTCCCTGAAAAAGAAGGGTGGTAATAAGAACATGATGATCATCGCCGTCGTGCTGGTGGTCGTTGCGGCACTGGTGGCCGTTGTGGTATTGGGTGGTTTCCTCAACAGCGACAATAGGACCGCTTTGGAAAAGATCCAGGACCGCGGAACGATCATTGTCGGAACCCAGGTCCCATATCCTCCGTTCGAGAACATCAACGCTACCACTGACGAACTCGAGGGCATAGACATAGAGATCATGCAGTACATCGCCGCGAAGCTAGGTGTCGAAATTGATTGGCGACCCATGGACTTTGACCCGCTGTTCGCCGCTGTGCAGACCGGTCAGCTGGATTGCGCCATATCTTCCATAACCATTACCGCTGCGCGTGACGTGATCAATGACTTCACCGTACCCTATTACGTCGCCAACCAGGCCGTCCTGGTGCAGAATTCAAGCACCATAGCCGATCTCGACGACCTGAACGATTCTACCCTGGTCACTCAGACCGGGACCACCGGACAGTGGTGGGTCGACGATAATCTGGACCCGGTCAGTCATGTGCCCCTCTCCGACGTTCCCGCAGCCGTGCTGGGAGTGGAGAACGGACTGTATGACGCTTTCGTGGTGGACACCCCCGTGGCCAACAAGTATGCCAACGATACGAACTACAATCTGAAGGTGGCTTTCGTCATCTACACGATGGAATCCTATGGTATACTCATACCCGACAGCGAACCCGAGCTGAAAACGGTCATGGATTCAGCCATCAACGACATGGTCGCTGACGGCACCCTGGACGAGATCATGCTCAAGTGGCTGATCTAA